From the Acidovorax sp. NCPPB 3576 genome, the window TCTTCATGCGCACGAGGAAACCGTGGGTGCGCGCACGGCGCGTCTTGGAAGGCTGGTAAGTACGTTTCATGGTCAATTCCTTGAGGGTTCGGTTCCGGGCGCAACTCGCAAGATGCGGGTTCCAGGCCCTCCGGATGCGGCGCCTCGATAAGCATCGAAGCGCTTGGCCCGGGCGTTATTGCCCTGAACGCATTCAGGGAAACCGGCGATTATTGCAGGCTTGGCGGGGCGTGGCAATGGTCGGGCTCCGGTCTGCGGATTTGCGGGGCTTCTGTCGGGTGGCCTGGGCGGTCTCAGCGGCGGTTGTGGATAACCCCTTGAAAAGGTACAATCCGCGGCCCTGAATCGTTCCTCTATCCACAACAAAAACCGCCATCAATGACCGAGGAACCTTCCCACAGCCCCGACAACGACCCGGGCGCCGATGCCGGACAAGGA encodes:
- the rpmH gene encoding 50S ribosomal protein L34, yielding MKRTYQPSKTRRARTHGFLVRMKTRGGRAVINARRAKGRKRLAV